In Calonectris borealis chromosome 8, bCalBor7.hap1.2, whole genome shotgun sequence, a single genomic region encodes these proteins:
- the PDC gene encoding phosducin, with protein MEENANTSFEEDFEGQAIHTGPKGVINDWRKFKLESEDRDSLSLSKKEILRQMSSPHRSFSKEDKDTRDRFCRKMSVQEYELIHDEQEDESCLQKYRKRCMQDMHQRLSFGPKYGYLSELQNGEQFLEAIEKERKTTTVIVHIYEDGIKGCDALNNSLTCLAAEYPTVKFCKIKASSTGAGDRFSNEVLPTLLVYKGGELLSNFISISEQFNEDFFAVDVESFLNEYGLLPERELPALGNGNTDEQDVE; from the exons atggaagaaaatgccaACACCAGCTTCGAAGAAGATTTTGAAGGACAGGCAATACACACAG ggcccaaaggcGTGATCAATGACTGGAGGAAGTTTAAATTAGAAAGCGAAGACAGAGACTCCTTATCCTTGAGCAAGAAAGAAATTCTTAGACAAATGTCTTCACCGCACAGATCTTTCAGTAAAGAGGATAAAGACACCAGAGACAGATTCTGCCGGAAg ATGAGCGTGCAGGAGTATGAATTAATTCATGATGAGCAAGAAGATGAAAGTTGCCTACAAAAATACCGCAAACGCTGCATGCAGGATATGCACCAGAGGCTGAGTTTTGGGCCGAAATATGGTTATCTGTCTGAGCTGCAGAACGGGGAACAGTTCCTGGAAGCCATCGAGAAAGAACGTAAAACTACCACTGTCATTGTCCACATTTACGAAGATGGCATCAAGGGCTGCGATGCTCTCAACAACAGTTTGACCTGCCTGGCGGCTGAGTACCCCACCGTGAAGTTCTGCAAGATCAAGGCCTCCAGCACAGGTGCTGGAGACCGCTTCTCAAACGAAGTGCTTCCCACTCTACTTGTCTATAAGGGTGGGGAGCTTCTGAGCAATTTCATTAGCATTTCTGAACAATTCAATGAGGATTTTTTTGCTGTGGATGTGGAGTCTTTCCTAAATGAGTATGGGCTGCTACCTGAGAGGGAGCTTCCAGCACTGGGAAATGGCAACACAGATGAGCAAGATGTTGAATAA